In Dromiciops gliroides isolate mDroGli1 chromosome 4, mDroGli1.pri, whole genome shotgun sequence, one DNA window encodes the following:
- the LOC122753524 gene encoding nuclear transport factor 2-like, whose translation MTKSESKNILSGEDPEWEIWEQIGSSFVQHYYQLFDNVRTQLGAVYIDASCLTWEGQQFQGKAAIVEKLFSLPFQKIQHSITAQDHQPTPDSCILSMVVGQLKADEDPIMGFHQIFLLKNINDAWVCTKDLFRLALHNFG comes from the exons ATGACAAagtcagaatccaaaaatatcttgTCTG GTGAGGATCCAGAATGGGAGATTTGGGAGCAGATTGGATCCAGCTTTGTGCAACATTACTACCAGTTATTTGATAATGTCAGAACCCAATTAGGAGCAGTATATATTGATGCCTCTTGCCTTACATGGGAAGGGCAGCAATTCCAAGGCAAAGCAGCCATTGTGGAGAAATTGTTTAGCCTTCCGTTTCAGAAAATCCAGCACAGTATCACAGCTCAGGACCACCAGCCCACCCCTGACAGCTGTATACTCAGtatggtggtggggcagctaaaGGCTGATGAAGACCCCATCATGGGATTCCACCAGATATTTCTATTAAAGAACATCAACGATGCTTGGGTGTGCACCAAAGACTTGTTCAGGCTAGCGTTGCACAATTTCGGCTGA